Proteins encoded within one genomic window of Formosa agariphila KMM 3901:
- a CDS encoding SGNH/GDSL hydrolase family protein codes for MKKIISLVFIIMVVFTAQANTITKDTIFIKSVKELAKYAKKSNVLVKMKPGGYAITSIKIGELSIFKYGENNKKKGDFRIGSLIHFSGDNSQYFLTGVTLNIDGKLHDNYPKSEFSEFLVSGNNNYIEGLKGKDIGNHVPAHRVQMLRVMGDDNIIKAADLFVHGSYPYGYGHLLGKGGNALVKTQKHSVLLVEGTNTQLLGCKVVSHAFGHGIFMQGAVNTLLQDCYVEGKMRSTNEMLAETSGPAFSVGFKSDYPPGVILPNEIKSLSEDGIRTYPSGGLSGRRTQGVTVINCTVKNMRSGFDLSANLPPTKIVGSTAIGCQEKGFSVGDHGVIENSKGDALYGPLITFVGNDIKNCTIDLELTDAVSDYKVSRLAEINGSGHHITIRNYQNKKRSVETPIVFGESFWDDVHRYRNPDKPSGTYAGAKNIQLFNYTGMPVKLNDLSVNCTVTNSEEKSKVLNAGVGGNNTNDLLKRVDKDVIAKTPDVVIMMVGTNDMLNSKKMIDYNTYTANLDTLIKKIKSSGSELVLMSPIPVDSIYLFTRHKKVLFSDTPNTKIDEVGKIVKTLASEHNVRIYDLNAEFKALNLPIHNQDMMIRNVKNSGKKDGVHPTALGYRFIAEHVYYYLKVHQLLKDDQKIICFGDSITRGGGQGANYPAYLNALIAQ; via the coding sequence ATGAAAAAAATAATTAGCCTTGTGTTTATAATCATGGTTGTGTTTACAGCACAAGCCAATACGATAACAAAAGATACCATTTTTATAAAATCGGTAAAAGAATTAGCTAAATATGCTAAAAAGAGTAATGTGTTGGTTAAAATGAAACCTGGCGGATACGCTATAACTTCTATTAAAATAGGCGAACTAAGTATCTTTAAATATGGTGAGAATAATAAGAAGAAAGGCGATTTCCGTATTGGTTCTCTTATCCATTTCTCGGGCGATAATAGTCAGTATTTTCTAACCGGAGTGACTCTTAATATTGATGGTAAACTACATGATAATTACCCTAAAAGTGAGTTTAGTGAGTTTTTAGTCAGTGGAAACAACAATTATATAGAAGGCTTAAAAGGAAAAGATATTGGTAATCATGTGCCAGCTCATCGTGTTCAAATGTTACGCGTTATGGGAGATGATAATATCATTAAAGCTGCCGATTTATTTGTGCATGGATCTTATCCGTATGGGTATGGTCATTTGTTAGGAAAAGGAGGCAATGCTTTGGTGAAAACTCAAAAACATTCGGTGTTACTAGTAGAAGGCACGAATACGCAATTATTGGGATGTAAAGTGGTGTCTCATGCATTTGGTCATGGTATTTTTATGCAAGGCGCGGTAAATACGTTATTACAAGATTGCTATGTAGAAGGTAAAATGAGGTCAACCAATGAAATGCTTGCAGAAACTTCTGGTCCTGCATTTAGTGTAGGTTTTAAAAGTGATTATCCGCCTGGAGTCATTCTGCCAAACGAAATAAAATCCTTATCAGAAGATGGTATTAGAACCTATCCTTCAGGAGGTTTAAGTGGTAGACGAACTCAAGGCGTAACGGTTATTAATTGTACCGTTAAAAATATGCGTTCTGGTTTCGATTTAAGTGCCAACTTACCACCAACTAAAATTGTAGGTTCAACCGCAATTGGGTGTCAGGAAAAAGGATTTTCTGTGGGTGATCACGGCGTTATAGAAAACTCTAAAGGCGATGCTTTATATGGTCCGCTAATTACTTTTGTGGGTAATGATATAAAAAACTGTACAATTGATTTAGAATTAACCGATGCAGTAAGTGATTACAAGGTATCACGTTTGGCGGAAATTAATGGTTCAGGTCACCATATTACGATTCGTAATTATCAGAATAAAAAACGTAGTGTTGAGACTCCAATCGTTTTTGGTGAATCGTTTTGGGATGATGTACATCGCTATAGGAACCCAGATAAACCTAGTGGAACTTATGCTGGAGCGAAGAATATTCAGCTATTTAATTACACAGGAATGCCAGTGAAGTTGAACGATTTATCTGTGAATTGTACAGTGACAAATTCAGAAGAAAAAAGCAAAGTTCTAAATGCCGGTGTAGGTGGAAATAACACGAATGACTTGCTAAAACGAGTAGATAAAGATGTGATTGCAAAGACCCCAGATGTAGTGATTATGATGGTTGGAACAAACGATATGTTGAATTCTAAAAAAATGATTGATTATAATACTTACACCGCTAATCTAGACACATTAATTAAAAAAATAAAATCGAGTGGAAGCGAGTTGGTTTTAATGAGTCCTATACCAGTAGATAGTATTTATTTATTTACCAGACATAAAAAAGTGTTGTTTTCAGATACACCAAATACCAAAATAGATGAGGTTGGTAAAATTGTTAAAACTTTAGCTTCAGAACATAATGTTCGTATTTACGATTTAAATGCTGAATTTAAAGCATTAAACTTACCTATACATAATCAAGATATGATGATAAGGAACGTTAAAAATAGTGGTAAAAAAGATGGAGTACATCCCACGGCCTTAGGCTACCGATTTATAGCAGAACATGTGTATTACTATCTTAAAGTACATCAGCTTTTAAAAGATGACCAAAAAATAATATGTTTTGGAGATTCTATTACAAGAGGAGGAGGGCAAGGAGCGAATTATCCAGCATATTTAAACGCATTAATAGCACAGTAA
- a CDS encoding FAD-dependent oxidoreductase, with protein sequence MKTFNTTKIEGYDVIVVGGGVSGSHAAIASAKTGAKTLLIEQFGFLGGSLTAMGVGPMMTFHNRAGQQLVFGSPNEMVSRLVAKGASPGHILDGTGYCSTVTPFDAEMLKVTLEDMVIEAGAEILYHTRLIDIEKEGRAITSVFIHNRGGIQEIPAKVFVDASGDSEIVKLSGVPFTEGRPEDNKSQPMTTNIKVGNVNTEKLREYMVNNWDQFDAEERTADKAEILKKTKRISTWGFYDLWNKAKAKGEVTVPRDNVLFFETNTEGEFIFNTSRVLGFDPLNPFDLSKAETMGRKQCVEIFNFLRNYAPGFENATFVSTAPHIGIRESRHPHAKYVLCAEDLVNEVKFKEPIAVGGYPLDIHSPDGGNTDTVHLKDEGAYYIPKDSLLTNEVDNLVLSGRAIGADHHASAGLRVTPIAMAIGQGAGTIAGLSVMEHVSPNDLDYGKLKQELENHGAYLGS encoded by the coding sequence ATGAAAACATTCAATACAACAAAAATAGAAGGATACGATGTTATAGTCGTGGGCGGAGGCGTTTCTGGAAGTCATGCGGCTATCGCTTCAGCTAAAACCGGAGCTAAAACCTTATTGATAGAGCAATTTGGATTTTTAGGAGGCTCGTTAACAGCGATGGGTGTAGGCCCAATGATGACTTTTCACAATCGTGCTGGTCAGCAATTGGTTTTTGGTAGCCCAAATGAAATGGTAAGCAGATTAGTGGCTAAAGGCGCAAGTCCGGGGCATATTTTAGATGGTACAGGTTATTGTTCTACAGTGACACCATTTGATGCCGAAATGTTGAAAGTGACGCTAGAGGATATGGTGATTGAAGCTGGTGCAGAAATATTGTATCACACAAGACTTATCGATATTGAAAAAGAAGGCCGAGCTATTACCTCTGTTTTTATTCATAACAGAGGAGGCATTCAAGAAATTCCAGCCAAGGTGTTTGTCGATGCGAGTGGAGATAGTGAAATAGTAAAGTTGTCTGGTGTACCGTTTACAGAAGGGCGTCCAGAAGACAACAAATCGCAACCCATGACCACTAATATTAAAGTCGGGAATGTAAACACCGAAAAACTTCGTGAATACATGGTTAATAATTGGGATCAGTTTGATGCAGAAGAACGTACTGCCGATAAAGCCGAAATTCTGAAGAAAACCAAACGTATCTCTACATGGGGTTTTTATGATTTATGGAATAAAGCAAAAGCTAAAGGTGAGGTTACAGTACCTAGAGACAATGTGTTGTTTTTTGAAACCAATACCGAAGGCGAATTTATTTTTAATACCTCTCGCGTACTTGGTTTTGACCCTTTAAATCCATTCGATTTAAGTAAGGCAGAAACTATGGGACGTAAACAATGTGTAGAAATTTTTAACTTCCTTAGAAACTATGCACCAGGCTTTGAAAATGCCACTTTTGTAAGTACAGCACCACATATTGGGATTAGAGAATCGCGTCATCCACATGCTAAATATGTGCTTTGCGCAGAAGATTTAGTCAATGAAGTGAAATTTAAAGAGCCGATTGCTGTTGGTGGTTATCCTTTAGATATTCATTCTCCGGATGGAGGAAATACAGATACTGTGCATTTAAAAGATGAAGGGGCATATTACATTCCTAAAGACTCTTTGTTAACCAATGAAGTTGATAATTTGGTGCTTTCAGGGCGAGCTATTGGAGCCGATCATCATGCCAGTGCCGGATTACGAGTTACACCTATTGCCATGGCTATTGGCCAAGGGGCAGGAACTATTGCAGGTTTATCTGTGATGGAACATGTATCGCCTAACGATTTAGATTATGGTAAATTAAAACAAGAACTTGAAAATCATGGTGCTTATTTGGGAAGCTAA
- a CDS encoding sodium:solute symporter family transporter, which yields MSKIIKYSIYTLVSLGSLCMYSQNEADIASSHFSTTNWIVLIVFLLGTTLVGELVKNKDKGLDAFFKGGNNLPWWAVSLSLIATKTSVATFIAVPAFVFSMNGNLTYLQMTIGFALGNILFVYVLLKEYYEEGIFSPYDFIQNRLGVKVSQLSRTFFMVGATMSQGVRLLGTALVLSVITGQSTVVCIGIIALFAVIWSYIGGITTVVWTDAIQFVIFIFGACFALFYAIGDIPGGFGEMMAIADEKAKLVILDLSLDPHKTYTLWVGILGCTFFEFGSNAVDQVVTQRALCCKNLKEARKAVAFSVIGVATTWIMAFVGIALVAYYNINPLSDIVQASISSEPDRIFPYYVVNELPNGISGLIIAAMFAAGISTLDSALTALSQTSVMGVGSLIFPKLKTMDETKVVKISKIAIIVWGVILACLAYAFSFFQDGGLLALGFKVPGYAYGSLIGIAFLALMRKGNFIGIMAGSMLAIVAIAAMHYDGVSFFWWFPVGAIIVIIVALIQSKFSSNTI from the coding sequence ATGAGTAAAATTATAAAATATAGCATATATACTTTGGTAAGTTTGGGGTCATTGTGTATGTATTCCCAAAATGAAGCAGATATTGCTTCGAGTCATTTTTCAACCACCAATTGGATTGTACTCATAGTGTTTTTATTGGGGACAACCCTTGTTGGGGAATTGGTTAAAAATAAAGACAAAGGTTTAGATGCTTTTTTTAAAGGTGGAAATAATTTACCATGGTGGGCAGTTTCATTATCGTTAATTGCTACAAAAACCAGTGTAGCTACCTTTATTGCCGTTCCTGCATTTGTGTTTTCCATGAATGGAAACTTAACGTATTTACAAATGACGATTGGTTTCGCTCTAGGTAACATTTTGTTTGTATACGTGTTATTAAAAGAATATTACGAAGAAGGCATTTTTAGTCCGTATGACTTTATACAAAACCGCTTGGGTGTAAAAGTGAGTCAGTTATCGCGAACGTTTTTTATGGTTGGTGCGACTATGAGTCAAGGTGTACGCTTATTGGGTACAGCTTTAGTATTAAGTGTTATTACGGGGCAAAGTACTGTAGTTTGTATTGGAATAATTGCCTTATTTGCCGTGATCTGGTCTTATATTGGAGGGATTACTACAGTAGTTTGGACAGATGCCATTCAGTTTGTCATTTTTATTTTTGGTGCCTGTTTTGCATTGTTTTATGCCATTGGAGATATACCTGGAGGTTTTGGAGAAATGATGGCTATAGCCGATGAAAAAGCCAAATTGGTAATTTTAGATTTATCTCTAGATCCGCATAAGACCTATACGTTATGGGTTGGAATTTTAGGCTGTACGTTTTTCGAATTTGGGTCTAATGCCGTCGATCAGGTGGTGACTCAAAGAGCTTTGTGTTGTAAAAACCTGAAGGAAGCGAGAAAAGCGGTTGCTTTTTCTGTGATTGGAGTAGCAACCACTTGGATTATGGCTTTTGTAGGTATTGCTTTGGTTGCGTATTATAACATCAATCCGTTGTCCGACATTGTTCAGGCTTCAATCAGTTCAGAACCCGATAGAATTTTTCCTTATTATGTGGTAAACGAATTGCCAAACGGGATTTCTGGTTTAATTATAGCCGCCATGTTTGCCGCAGGTATTTCCACCTTGGATTCTGCTTTAACAGCACTGTCGCAAACTAGTGTTATGGGAGTGGGCTCTTTAATATTTCCTAAATTAAAAACCATGGACGAGACTAAAGTGGTCAAAATATCTAAGATAGCAATAATCGTTTGGGGCGTGATTTTAGCATGTTTAGCGTATGCCTTTAGCTTCTTTCAAGATGGGGGCTTATTGGCTTTAGGTTTTAAAGTGCCAGGATATGCCTATGGGAGTTTAATCGGAATTGCTTTTTTAGCGTTAATGCGGAAAGGAAATTTTATAGGAATTATGGCAGGATCTATGCTCGCTATTGTGGCTATAGCAGCCATGCATTACGATGGTGTTAGTTTTTTCTGGTGGTTCCCCGTTGGGGCTATAATCGTGATTATAGTCGCCTTAATACAATCAAAATTTAGTTCAAATACAATATAA
- a CDS encoding glycoside hydrolase family 88 protein, with translation MDIFRNTITVLSAVYILCSCNQSEKVSGTLEVDKILKANTEKISEATSTLKARDSFPRTILKGETQWELVGVRDWCSGFWPGVLWYAYEFSEDENLKQVAQEFTEPIKTIAYSKALDHDIGFQVYCSFGNGYRLTGNEAYKTVMLAAADTLATLYNPKVGSIHSWPSKPQYPHNTIIDNMINLELLFWASKNGGSKRLYDIAESHAEVTMKNLVRPDYSTYHLGSFNNETGEFIRGVAHQGYADDSMWARGQTWGIYGFAFSYRETGRKDFLETSIKLADKYLERLPKDGIPFWDFDDPKIPNAPKDASAAAVAACGMLELSTLVEDKQLQEKYFNEAKRFLTMLSSDAYSSNATNQSLLLHSTGHHPRNSEIDASIVYADYYYMEALLKLKKLEDKNK, from the coding sequence ATGGACATTTTTAGGAACACCATAACTGTATTAAGTGCAGTTTATATACTGTGTAGTTGTAACCAATCGGAAAAAGTATCGGGAACTTTAGAGGTAGATAAAATTCTAAAAGCTAATACCGAAAAAATTAGTGAAGCAACTAGTACATTAAAAGCGCGTGACAGTTTTCCAAGAACAATTCTTAAAGGAGAAACGCAATGGGAATTGGTTGGAGTTCGGGATTGGTGTAGTGGCTTTTGGCCTGGGGTTTTATGGTATGCATACGAATTTTCTGAAGATGAAAACTTGAAACAAGTGGCTCAGGAATTTACCGAACCTATTAAAACTATAGCGTATTCAAAGGCCTTAGATCATGATATCGGATTTCAGGTGTATTGTAGTTTTGGGAATGGGTACCGATTAACCGGAAACGAAGCCTATAAAACGGTTATGCTTGCCGCTGCAGATACGTTAGCAACATTGTATAATCCTAAAGTGGGAAGTATTCATTCTTGGCCTAGTAAACCGCAATATCCACACAATACCATTATTGATAACATGATTAATTTGGAGTTGCTGTTTTGGGCATCGAAAAACGGTGGGTCAAAAAGATTATATGATATCGCAGAAAGTCATGCCGAAGTCACTATGAAAAATTTGGTTAGACCAGATTATTCTACGTATCATTTAGGATCTTTCAATAACGAAACAGGCGAATTTATTCGTGGGGTTGCTCACCAAGGGTATGCCGACGATTCTATGTGGGCACGCGGACAAACTTGGGGGATATATGGTTTTGCTTTTTCGTATCGAGAAACAGGTCGAAAAGACTTTTTAGAAACGTCTATTAAGTTAGCCGATAAATATCTGGAACGCTTACCAAAAGACGGGATTCCGTTTTGGGATTTTGATGATCCAAAAATTCCTAATGCGCCAAAAGATGCTTCGGCGGCGGCAGTTGCGGCTTGTGGTATGTTAGAATTATCGACTTTAGTCGAAGACAAGCAATTACAAGAAAAATATTTTAATGAAGCTAAACGCTTTTTAACAATGCTTTCTTCAGATGCTTACTCAAGCAATGCTACTAATCAGTCACTACTACTACATTCTACGGGGCATCATCCACGTAATTCAGAAATTGATGCGTCAATCGTTTATGCAGATTATTATTATATGGAAGCGTTACTCAAGTTGAAAAAATTAGAAGATAAAAACAAATAA